In Mixophyes fleayi isolate aMixFle1 chromosome 3, aMixFle1.hap1, whole genome shotgun sequence, the genomic stretch ctgaaggtggcgaagaggcggcgggggttagaggattgggagagGATAAGGGACTTGAAGAGTTGGGCCTAGTCACAGACATCCCAGTGTGGGGTTTCATCAAGAAAGCCCTGAGCCATGATCCACCACATGTTTAAATATCACAATcatttctatgtttttattttagataattacttttattattatactatttcCCTCTTCTTCACTCTATCTCTCTCCATTACAGAATTAGGTAACCATTGAGAATGTAATGAGTGTAATGAACCCAATGTGGATGGACCTAATGAACTCTAACTGCAGGAAGAAGTCATTGCCCAATCAGAAATACTATTTAGTATAGTATTTAGTAAGCAGCAAATCAGGAATTGTGTTCATTAAGTAGATCATTTAGGGTTTGTTGAGTTAGGTAACCAGTAGTGAGAATATTACCACACATCAGACACGATTGACAGGGGGCTCTGACAGGGCACAGTGAGATTATGGGATGAAAGAACGATGGACACTTTATTGAATTACCACTCTGCAAGCAGATCAGATAGCACTGTGATATAAACTAGGTCCCAGAACTGGAGTATATTCCTATGTTCATCTTTAGCTATTAcattagatcagtgatgggcaaactttttcaggagcgggccaaataaaaaagaaaaactttaggcgggccaatataatttattaaaaaactcaaatatcgaaatatataatacaaattttttgaatgggacgggagggtgttatatagcagtgttacctctataagtgcagcgatcgtacagacacagcactaaTTTCAGTAGGTTGTTgtagatccgtctttctggtgagccactaactgacaacacagcagccaatcgaaatccgccttagtatatggcccagcccatctcttctcacatgactttcagccattaaggGGTGGGCAGGtttttgagtgattgacatacgaagtgtccttttaggaaggaggatgaagtgtaatggaggaaatagctgggaaggcatgaaaatgaaggttctgacacacagggtcggccctaatcattttatgcatattttaatgaaattttttaaaattttggcgggccggatctggcccgcgggctgtagtttgcccatcactgcattaGATAATACAAGAGTATAGTATAAGCTTAGAGTCCCTGTAAATTGCCTCTTTATAGTGCTATTCGTAAAATGGGGAAATTAAGATCTTAAGGTATAACAGATGTTGTGACCCAGACAGACGTTGCTGTCTGCAGCAAGGTCTGTCTGTAGGGTTTATACAGATCGGTGTCCTTTATGTAAGGGTCTGTCTTCCCTCTATTGACCTGTCCGTAACCAACAAAGGATTAGAAGAAAACACACTCTCAGACGGACCCATCTCATAAGGGGAATGCTGGCTTTCTTGTCTCGCTCTCCAATCCCATCTCTGACCCCAGCAAATATCTTGTGAATGTCTTATCCTTATACTGTCTCAGTCTACCAGGCTTATGGTTTTTTTTAGGTTTTCAATAACCTGTATACACAGTTTTGTCCTGTATGGCATTTTATATCCACCAAATTTCTATCTATCTTACAATCACAACATCCAGACAATAACGGGTTCTTCATACAGTGTTTCATTCTCTTTGCAGGGCGAGTGACATGTCAGCCAATCAAACAGGAAAAATTGGATTATATCAAAGGGTCAGTGGGAGGCCATAGGTCAGACGCTACCACAGTCACATCTAGAGGTGAGATCAGGGCTACAAAGTACTTCTGCAGTACAATTTCTGGAGGAATCTAGTTTCCGCAGTCTGGTGATAAAATCTAGATCCCGAGGCCTGGGTGCTGATGAATCTAGATCCCGAGATCTGGGTGCTGATGAATCTAGATCCCGAGATCTGGGTGCTGATGGCATCTAGATCCCCCGGTCTGAGTGCTGGTGACATCTAGATATCCCAAGGTCTGAGTGCTGGTGACATCTAGATCCCCCGAGGTCTGACTGCTGATGGCATCTAGATCCCCCGGTCTGAGTGCTGGTGACATCTAGATATCCCAAAGTCTGAGTGCTGGTGACATCTAGATCCCGCGAGGTCTGAGTGCTGGTGACATCTAGATCCCGAGGTCTGAGTGCTGGTGACATCTAGATCCCCCGAGGTCTGAGGTctgagtgggcagcacagtggcctagtggttagcacgtctgcctcacagcactggggtcatgagttcgattcccgaccatggccttatctgtgtggagtttgtatgttctccctgtgtttgcgtgggtttcctccgggtgctccggtttcctcccacactccaaaaacatactggtacgttaattggctgcaatcaaaaattgaccctaggctctccctctttgtctgtctccctctcggtctgtctgtgtgagtgtgtgtctatagtagggaatttagactgtaagctccaatggggcagggactgatgtgaatgagttctctgtacagcgctgcggaattagtggcgctatataaataaatgatgatgatgatgatgagtgctgGTGACATCTAGATCCCCCGAGGTCTGAGTGCTGGTGACATCTAGATCCCGAGGTCTGATTGCTGGTGACATCTAGATCCCGAGGTCTGATTGCTGGTGACATCTAGATCCCGAGGTCTGATTGCTGGTGACATCTAGATCCCGAGGTCTGATTGCTGGTGACATCTAGATCCCGAGGTCTGAGTGCTGGTGACATCTAGATCCCGAGGTCTGAGTGCTGGTGACATCTAGATATCCCAAGGTCTGAGTGCTGGTGACATCTAGATATCCCAAGGTCTGAGTGCTGGTGACATCTAGATATCCCAAGGTCTGAGTGCTGGTGACATCTAGATATCCCAAGGTCTGAGTGCTGGTGACATCTAGATATCCCAAGGTCTGAGTGCTGGTGACATCTAGATATCCCAAGGTCTGAGTGCTGGTGACATCTAGATCCCCCGAGGTCTGAGTGCTGGTGACATCTAGATCCCCCAGTCTGATTGCTGGTGACATCTAGATCCCGAGGTCTGGGTGTTGATGACATCTAGATCCCACATTCAGGATATTGAGGAGATTGAACCTGTGTGTAAAGATCACCATTTGACAAAGCTGAGAGAACATTGGTTGAATTATCCAGAACTACTTATATCAACTGATAATTAATCTCTTTAAGCAGTTCCTATCTAGTTTCTGCAAGACGATCTATTTCCTACAACATATGGGGTGTGATTAGCATCATATATTACTAGcatattatacaatatacatattatactCTTGTACATGACAACGTCAAGATTTAGATCCAGAAACCATAGCTTGATTTCATCATGATTGAATAGATTTTAATTGGCTAATATAGTCATTGACATATAATTTTCTGTATACTGGTACCATTATACTCCAGAACCCATCCAGATATCAGTCTGTAACAGGACAGATTACACCACACAAAACTCAGTGTACAACGTTCCCTTATCTCTAATGCAGTCAGTGTAAGATGAGCCATTGCGGAGTTGCGTTGTGATGATAACTAAACGGTTTTTGCAAGGGACGGGGTATTGGAGTTTATGAGGTACTGGCAGAGAGTTGATGGACAAGACATTGGGGTAGATGTATGAAACTTTctaataaaggaaaagtggaggtgttgcccatagcaaccaatcagatattagctctTATTTTCTAGAGTGTAGaagataaatgatggctagaatctgattggttgctctgggcaatacctccacttttcctcttaagaaggtttgataaatctattccCATTAAGTGATTTGCTTGGTGGACAGACGGTGGTGGAAGAGTTGATTGGCATTGACGTTGCTTTGGAAAAGTATGTAGACATGGACGTAACATTGAGAAGATTGCACGTCAGGTCAACAATGGCTTGGCAAACAGAGATAAGGTATTGAGGAAGCCTATAATGAGAAAAGGAATGGACAGAAGAGGAGCTGAAGGAAAGTATTGTGGAAGGTGCAGACATGGCAGATGTTGTATAGCGATAAGCTGCTTGGTTATGTGTCCAGGGTGAAGGAATATAAGATATTAGATGACGGGTATCTATGTTGGCAGGGGATGCCCGTTATGTCAGTGATAGATATAATGAAAACCTCCCGCACACAAGAAGGGGGACACTGCTGTCCCTAGGACAACCAATAGTGTGAGAGATGTTGGGGTCCTCAGAAGAACATGGAAGCCCTAGAAGGCAATGATGGAAAATTATTGGAAAGTAGACAGGTAGAACCTCAGGTGTTGCCAAGAAAGTATTTCGACAAGTCATGGTGCATTCCACCAATAATCACCATATGAGACAGGGAAAGTTCACCTTGatgaaactgagggaggagatgaagtgAGGGAGATGACGAGTGGTCTGATGAGGAGAAAGCTAGTAAATAAATCTCATCATCCATTTTATTATAAGTATAGAAGCAAATTATTAGCTATTCATAAATCTGCGTGGCTATAATGCTTAGTGTCCCTTTAATCCTTGAGGAAAACCCTCCAGATATTTTGAGAAGCTGCCTGAAGAGGTGCGATTTCATGGAAAGTTTGGAAGTTATGGAAAAGGCTTATTGGGCGAGGGGAAAAAATCCACAACATGTGGAGCAGATGGAGAAATGTCCTGTACCGGGGAATGGGGGCAGgtgatgagtgtggatgagagacagaTCGGAGGGTCCAATGAGGAGGTGTATAGTGGTGTAGAAGTATCTTATATTGGACTCAGGACAGTACCAgcacaatgtagagactgacagaaagGACCCGGAATGTCAGTCGCAGGATTCTCTGTAGATTATAGGGGTGACGCGGGATATAGAACAGCCTGGAGGACTCTGTGTGTCGCTATGACCATGTCCATAAAGACCGTGAGAATGTAATAATAACAGCGCCAAAATGTTTCCATGTTATACGCGTACTTCCAGTTCTAGTCCAAAGCTGTACTTGGctgctctctcctggtttgtATGACTGACATTCctgtgggggagacaggacacagCGTGGGGgcatacaggcagtactgctCCAGTGTAGTAGTATTATATGGATTTCAGGTTAGCACACAGCGAGCTACTTGctaacattgctcaaaggtgGAAATATGCCCCATTCAGACGTTTACTTGTATTGTGTAACCACCGTTAGACAGATAAATGCTGAGTGTCAGCCTCATGGTGTACAGCTTTGTGTGTACCATCCTTTACTGAGCGATATCGGTGTCCTCTGTGTCATAGGAGACTTGTGATGTAATGATGCTGGGGGTGTTCTATGTGATGTCATAGGGTACATTGTGTGATGTAATGATGCTGGGGGTGTTCTATGTGATGTCCTCTGTGTTATAGGAGATGTTTATGTCATGTAATGATGCTGGGGGTATTCTATGTGATGTCATAGGGTACATTGTGTAATGTAATGATGCTGGAGGTGTTCTATGTGATGTCATAGGGTATGTTGTGTGATGTAATGATGCTGGGGGTGTTCTATGTGATGTCCTCTGTGTTATAGGAGACGTTGTGTGATGTAATGATGCTGGGGGTGTTCTATGTGATGTCCTCTGTGTTATAGGAGACGTTGTGTTATGTTACACACTACCATTAGAAATCATTTCTATTTTTCGTTGCCAGAATAATGAATCTGTTTTTATCAAAGGTTCCCTTAATATGTTTCACAAGGATAGAGAGTTGTCTGGCTCTACATAGCCCGAGGATTTGTTGACCCGGATTATATTTGTTTCTGTTGGCAGGAAGGGTGTCATTCCAGCCGATCAGACATGAAGATCTGGACCATTCCAGGGTGTCAATGGGTGGACACGGGTCAGACAGTACTGGAGCCGCGGCTAGAGGTGAGGCTGGACAAATGTATGTGACGGCTGATCTCTGACTTAGGGTCTGATGATGATCCTCTCACGATAGAAGATTGATCATAGGGAACTAAGGGACTATAGCGATGGCTCTGATTAATAGTAAGCTCTGTGTACATAGTAACACGTTTACACATTGCTCTATATCACCATTAGACAAGGATACAAGGTAGATGAGGGAACACAGGACCCTGTTACTGACACGTCTGGTTATATTTACAGGACAGGTGATGTCCAAACCAATCAAACAGGAAGAACTGGAATATATTAAGGTGTCAGTAGGAGGACATGGACCAGACGATACCACAGCTACTTGTAGAGGTAAGGACTAGCCatctgtgtgattatatatagtgGCAGGGCCACAGGGGCCCGGCTCTTATTACTGTACCACCTGAACGGTGATTTCATATAGTGTAACGTGATAGGGCCACAGGGGCCCGGCTCTTATTACTATGCACCCTGGACTGTGTGGTTATATAAAGTGTAACGTGATAGGGCCACAGGGGCCCGGCTCTTATTACTGTACCACCTGGTCTGTGTGATTATATAAAGTGTAACATGTGATAGGGCCACAGGGGCCCATCTCTTATTACTGTACACCCTGgactgtgattatatataatgtaacgTGATTGGGCCACAGGGGCCCGGCTCATATTGCTGTACTGCCTGGACTTTgattatatatagtgtaacatGTGATAGGGCCACAGGGGCCTAGCTCTTATTACTATACCACCTGGACTGTgattatatatagtgtaacatGTGATTGGGCCACAGGGGCCCGGCTCTTATTACTATACACCCTGGACTGTGTGGTTATATAAAGTGTAACATGTGATAGGGCCACAGGGGCCCGGCTCTTATTACTGTACCACCTGGACTGTgattatatatagtgtaacatGTGATTGGGCCACAGGGGCCCGGCTCTTATTACTATACCACCTGgactgtgattttatatatactgtaacgTGATAGGGCCACAGGGGCCCGGCTCTTATTACTGTACCACCTGgactgtgattttatatatactgtaacgTGATAGGGCCACAGGGGCCCGGCTCTTATTACTGTACCACCTGgactgtgattttatatatagtgTAATGTGATAGGGCCACAGGGGCCCGGCTCTTATTATTGgtgtgcagtgctgtacagagagcgtAGTATTACAGGACGATACAATATAAAGAAGGAAGTGCTGGGTGGAGTGTAGCAGCTCCTTATAACTTGCAGTAGGAGTGTAAGAAGCTGGGGACGGTATAGACGGATCAGCACCAGCTGAGCCTGTACCCGGCGGATAGCAGGATGGAGGGAAGATACCAGGGTATGGTGGTATAGGTAATAAGAGGAGGGGAACGCAAGGGAAGGGATCCTGCtcatgaagcttacagtctagctGCGGAGGCAGACAAACGGGTCACACAGAATGGGGAGTCAGTGTGCAGGGGGCAGGTGAGGAGAACTGGTAGGCAGTGAGAAAGAATTATTTATGTCAGAAAAGGTCTGATCCTGGAGACGTTTCAAAGGTGGAGTGGAGGATAACTCCTCGGCAGCGGACTTGTCTGACAGAGGAAAGGGTCATTTTATAATTGTCAGGAGTTATAACAATGAGGTGAGGGAACTTGGGGTGAAAATGCGATGGATTCAGTTTAAAGACAGCTGGacacatgagaaagggagaggtgtcatcagcatagaggtcaTATTTGAAACCAAAATGGTTGATGAGATAACCAAGTGTACAGGGTAAAGAGGAAGGGGCGAATAATGGAGCCTTAAGGGACCCCGATAGGTAGTGGAGTCAGAAGTAGGACCATTTGGAAAAGTAGGAGGACAGCCAAGAATAGACCGTTTTATGCAGACCAATGCCGAACAGTGACGGTGTCAAGGactgcagagaggtccaagaggatgAATAAAGAGAAATGACCTATAGATTTGGTTGTGAGACCTTCGTTAACGGTTCAGTGTTACAGGACCACAGGGGCGGGTTGTGGCTGTAACTACTGTACCACCCCCGGGGTCACTCTGACTACTGTCTTACCCAGTGTTCTGGGTATAAGGAAAGCTTAGATCATATGTACTTTGGACAGTCTCGTATGTGGCCATCAGCCCTAAGCCGTGAACTAGAGTAGTAGCATGGATTTGTATAGCATCTGGCATCTCTACGAGAGAAGCTAGCTCTGGACACACGTATAATATTGCTGGTACTCACTCAGAATAAACTGTACTCTACGTGTAATCTGATATAACAAGTCTGTGTACAGCCATCTCTAGACGTCCATGTCTTACGTTCTGTACTGAGCAGTTTAATCCATCAGATTTGCTCCAGTATAATATTTTCTGGAGAGAATTCAGCTCTTTCATGGAATCTTTCTACATAAGACATGTTTGTATTATTGTGTGAAATGTGCAGTGAgttttatgtgtttgtgtgtgtgtttgtgtgtgtttgtgtgtgtgtgtgtgtgtgtttgtgtgtgtgtgtgcttagaGATACGACTATTAATCTGTGAGTTATTTCCTTTCCATCACGAGCAGACATCAGTCGTATAGCAGAGTTTTATCAGAGAATGGAGAGGTTTTCTCTCGTTATATCGCTGTTCCTGCCTGTACTTTCATCTCGTTTTCCTGCCACTGATCTCTGAAACAATGTAAAATGTCATCACTGCTAATGGCTTATCAGTTATTTTCTTCTTTAAACAATAAGGTGTCCCAACAAAGGGTAAACTATGGCTAAATTATCTGGGTTAAAGAGCCAATCTCTTCGGGGGCACACCACTATCCCTAATAAACTAGATTCAGTGTCGGATAAACAGAATTACACGTGGAGGTTACAGAAGGGAGGTGAAATCATTAAACGGGTTCAGGACGGAGTTAATGTCCAGGACAAGAGGACACGGACTGGTGGGAGCAGAGCTCCGCTGTTATGTGAGATGGATAGAGGGGGAAGTCAAAGAGACGAGGGGGCATGGGTTAATGGCAGGAGATTTTGGTCTGGGAGGGAAGATAAAAGAAGGATGGTGTCATTGTGACAATCGAGGTTGAGCTGATAGTGGTGAGGAGTCAGGGAAAGGCAGAGATCATGTAATACGAAGTTGATGACCATGGAAGCTCTCCAGCCAGGGATAACATAACGCTTAATTTACTGTATTCCCAGTGCAGGATAGAATTTTAACCTCTATTTAACTTCATGACTTTAGAATTCCAGGCTTTTTTTGGCCCACTTAGTGATTGTCCTCAAAAGGCCTGTGCCAAAGGTTCATGGCAGATATCTCTAAACTATACTTTGTTCTCTGCCAAAATGACAGATGCGGGTGAGCCGAACATAgatagcagtgataccgcacccCCCTCTCAGTTCCCAGTGACTCAGGTCTCTAATTCACATGGATCTCAGTCGGCTTCATCTCCCAACCTCGGAGTCCCGCGTCTGCGGATCGTAAAGTTCACTGAGAAAGAACTGGATGTCCTTGTGGACCTGGTGATCGAGAATTACTCAAAGCTTTTTGGCAAAGAGGCTGACATCACCCCCAGCGTTGCTAAGAATGCCATGTGGCAAGCCATAGCCAATGAAGTCAGCACGGTAGGAGTGGCTTCCCGCACCAGCGATAAAGTCAAGAAGAGATGGAAGGATGCCAAGCGTAAGATGAATGAGAAGCTAAGTGAGGCTGCGGCCCATGTAGCAGAAACCGGGCGTCGTCCACCGCCACATCTGAGACTGGCCATGTACGAGCAGAGACTGAGAGATTTCTTCAAGCCGGAGTTCAGCAAAGAGGTGGAGTGGAACCAGGACAAAGAAGACTTGCCTGAGGAGGCGGAGGCTGGTAAATAGTCTTATTTCATGTATTCTTGCTATGTGTATGACATGTTTGAAAACCTATGACCGTAGAAAGTATTGTTCTCTTGTTACATAGCAGTTGTTGTCATCTAGGACCGAGGCTGCTTCTCTGCTGTCCAGAAAGACCAGAACTAGGGGTAGATGTTGGACTGACTTTGAAGCCTTCACATGCTAAGGCCATACAAATTATTTATCCTGTTTCTTCAGCACAATCTTAATATGAGCAGTGATTTAGCTGAAGGTCCATGGACCTGGAGATCCTTCTAATTACAGACACCATTCTTATGGCACCAACACCGATCCCCTACTAGATATAGACCCTTCTCATGACACCAAGACCCACCACTTATTAGACAGAGACGCTTCTCATAAGACATCCACCCCCAGTGACATGGACCCCCATGACCCCATAACACGTAAATGTACAGGGTGTCTGACGGACCATAATCGCAGCTTGTTGCGGGATGTTATCCGTGTGATCTCACATCACTATGTAGAGCAGGTTCATGTTGCAGCTTAAACAAGTACAGCGGGTGCAAAACCTGCCCTGCGTATTTGCCCTCATACCCGCGCACTGTGGTCATCCATTCTTATGTACCCTGATCAGACTGGTGGTCCCATTAGCCATTATGTGTAGGAAACATTGTCCAAACATCTTCACGGCTGACCAGTTCCCAAACGTTCCCTGTATATCGGTGGATGGTAGCTCTCCTATATATTGTAGTGTTTGGGCACACCAGATATAAAGTCTCTCAAATTCACAATAATTCTGTTATACAGTTATCTAACAGGTGAGATTCCAAACCTCGGTTTCTTCTAGTGTCCGTCTACCACACCTTATACCTGTCCTGATATAAGCACGGCCATCAGCATGTAATCTAGTTATACCACATTATATCTCTTATAATCATCTGCTTTACTACCAGCATCTGACTCCTAACAATGTGCTGTAACCATAGCAACCTGACTAATAGTAACTGGTACACGATACCTTAATGTAAGATGAACTGTTGGTGACTGTGGGGTCCGGCACATTAAATAAACTCTGTAATTATTTCCTGTATGTCGACTCTAGAACTACACACCCATTTCATTCCATACCTCATATTGTGTTCACATATCACTGAGGAGCATGGTGGagtaatatagaacagtatttattATCTCTGGCCCCCAGGGGCCCGAACAGTGCAGTGAGAGAGAAAGGATCTGGGATTATAGAGGTGCAACATAGAACAGTATTTACTATCCCTGGCCCCCAGGGGCCTGAACAGTGCAGTGAGAGAGAAAGGATCTGGGATTATAGAGGAGCAACATACAGCAGTATTTACAATCGCCGCCCCCCAGGAGCCTGAGCAGAGAGAGGGGAAGGATCTGGGATTATAGAGGAGCAACATAGAGCAGTATTTACCACCTCCGCCCCCCTAGGAGCCTgagcagagagagaggaaggatcTGGGATTATAGAGGAGCATAGTGGTGTAACATTGAGAACTATTTACCATCTATGGCCCCCAGGGGCCCCGAGCAGAGAGAAAGGAATGATCTGGGGTTATAGAGGAGCAACATAGAGCAGTATTTACCACCTCCGCCCCCCGAGGAGCCTgagcagagagagaggaaggatcTGGGATCATAGAGGAGCATAGTGGTGTAACATTGAGAACTATTTACCATCTATGGCCCCCAGGGGCCCCGAGCAGAGAGAGAGGAATGATCTGGGGTTATAGAGGAGCAACATAGAGCAGTATTTGCCACCTCCGCCCCCCGAGGAGCCTgagcagagagagaggaaggatcTGGGATTATAGAGGAGCATAGTGGTGTAACATTGAGAACTATTTACCATCTATGGCCCCCAGGGGCCCCGAGCAGAGAGAGAGGAATGATCTGGGGTTATAGAGGAGCAACATAGAGCAGTATTTGCCATCTCCAGGGTTTCAGATTATGGGAAATGTCCAGTTATAAAATGCTCCGTCACATCGCATTGTTAGAGATCTAATTGTATATTAGATTGTACATATTCTGTCTGGTAACACAGTAACTGTTTATGTATTTAGAACCCATAGAGTGTGTCCAGAACGAGTCCCTGGTCATCATCGGCTTCTCTCCTCGGTGTCAGGACTTGGTTGAGGACTCCAGCAAAGACTCTTCTGAAGACCCCTCCATGGTTTCCCCTGAGAATCTGCCTCAGCCCTCTGATGCCATGGAAGATAGAGATCTGGCTCTGGAGTCAGAGTCGGAGGCACCAGACCATAACTTCTCCACTATAAACAGCACTCTACATAACCTGTCGTCCCATCAGCAAGAATCCAACATCCTCATGCAGGAGCAGAACGCCATCTTGTCCCAGATAGCGTTGTCTCTGAACCTCCTACAGATCCAGCAGACGGACGGACTGGCAGCCCTAGGCAGCATTATTCAAAGGGGTATAGAGGTCATACACCCCGTATCGTGTCCATCAGCCAATCATCGGACCACCGAACACCCCAACATCCCTTCTGGACCAAGGCGGCAGGTGATGGGAATTAGCGGATGCAGTACAGATCAGCCTGTCCccccaaaaagaaaaataacctAACCCGCGCCCCCTGCCCCCAGCGTTTTATCAGTGTCACTGTTATGTTAGATTGGTCTCCGGGTGTTTGTGATTATTTTTTAGAAATAGTATCTAAATATTTGATTAATGTTAgggactaaaataaaaaaaatgttttgaaagaaTATGAGACTAGTTTGATTTCCTCTGGAGGGTGAAAGGCGATGAAAGATATTTGTTTGTTGAGACCACTGATAGATCCGTATTTTCTGGTATAAAATCCCATTTCGGTCTACACTGTTATGAATAAGGGGatggaagcttacaatctatttctgGAACAAACTTTTAATTCCACTTATACTGTATTTCATGTGGAATTATAAGTGAGGAAAGTCAGAGTTAATAGAGGGAAGATCattctgccatatttctgtgaaaatccATCCTATATGCCTAGTCAATGACAGGTCAATACATTATCCTATTAGCAACACTGTATTATGTAGCAGCGCacttgtttgtattatgtgtaacATTACTATAAACcatcaacatattatgcagctctgtacagagaatatgtatcactcacatcagtccctgtccaccGGATACACTAGGGTCCACTCTACCAGTATGTGGGACAAAACTGGAGCCCTTGAGGCACCCCacacgaacacggggagaacctacGAACTCCACACTAGTCTGAAACCCATGATCcaccgctgtgaggcagcaatactaaccgcTTCCCACCCCGCTGCCCAAA encodes the following:
- the LOC142143316 gene encoding uncharacterized protein LOC142143316 isoform X1 produces the protein MSAHMYQVSVTFHDVAACFSAEEWGVLEDWQRELYKKVMRQIHSSLEAMGFQILNPDVLFRIKKVKDMYIEVCETDRGVASAAPSPGEPGWIMGLKQERISQLDPCRRRGAKPSAHPACSPDILLRIKQDDLPQQSLTHSAAEPIVTSVFSLHKEEEKKELHPADRSEVRTGQSHRRVTCQPIKQEKLDYIKGSVGGHRSDATTVTSRGRVSFQPIRHEDLDHSRVSMGGHGSDSTGAAARGQVMSKPIKQEELEYIKVSVGGHGPDDTTATCRDAGEPNIDSSDTAPPSQFPVTQVSNSHGSQSASSPNLGVPRLRIVKFTEKELDVLVDLVIENYSKLFGKEADITPSVAKNAMWQAIANEVSTVGVASRTSDKVKKRWKDAKRKMNEKLSEAAAHVAETGRRPPPHLRLAMYEQRLRDFFKPEFSKEVEWNQDKEDLPEEAEAEPIECVQNESLVIIGFSPRCQDLVEDSSKDSSEDPSMVSPENLPQPSDAMEDRDLALESESEAPDHNFSTINSTLHNLSSHQQESNILMQEQNAILSQIALSLNLLQIQQTDGLAALGSIIQRGIEVIHPVSCPSANHRTTEHPNIPSGPRRQVMGISGCSTDQPVPPKRKIT